The genomic interval GACGCACTCGTGCTGCCGATTTTTCTCGCTGTCCTCACGCGCGATCAGCGGACCGACGGGGTACACCGGCGGTGTCCGACGGCCGGGCGCGCAGAGACCCTCTTCCAGCGCCCGCAGCGTCGCCGGCTCAAGATCCGTGAATGTGTTGACCACGATGCCTTTAAGCTCGGAGTAGCGCCGGCCATGGTGGACGAAGCAAGTGTACCTCCCGCTCTTCTTCCTCATGAAGGGCGACGGCATCGAGATCGGCGGGATGGGGCACACGCCCGGTACCCTCacctcttcttccatctcctCGAACTCCTCGGGGAACTTCTCCTCGAGGGTTGGGAGATAGAGCATAAGAGCGAGGAAGGCTGCGTTGGAGGCGAAGTGGACATAGCAAGGGACACCGAGCTCGGCGGCGACGTCGATCGCTCCGGTGGCAAATAAGTCGACGATTAAAGCGGCTAAAGGGGCGTCGTCGGAGCGCAAGAGGTCATGGAGGGCGGATTTGATATGGTGGTTTTGCTTCTCCATGTAGGCGGTGATGAAATCCTCTGGTCCGTCGGCGCCCTTGGGCGGATCGACGGGCTGGATATGCCAGAAGTTGATGTCGAGGCCGGTGGCGGCGATGGTGGCAATATAGTCGCCGACGGGATAGTTGGGGAGAGGGACGACGAGGACTGTGACGGAGAAGTGGTAGCGGTGGAGGAGTTTGGCCATCTCGAGCGTGGACTTGATGTGGCCGGCGGAGGGGATCGGAAGGATCGCCACTCTGGCTTGAGCCATGTTCTTGCAGAGTGTTCCAGGAAGTTTGATAGCAAATGCTACTCTTCTtatctaaaagtattttcaaaatacttgcaattaacaaatatttttagaaaatacaGTCGGGATTTTCTGGACCATAATTTATGATCTAGAGATGGACGATACAGATTGATAGATAAAAATAGATCTCACTTATTTAATAGATCTATTCATGTTAATCAATAGATGTAATGATCTATCTTTTAATCCATAAATTGTGATCCTCTGTCCTCAAGAAAATTAACCGAAGTCAAAAGTAGCACACTTTttatgatatatatattttttatatcttctttttattttatattatatataattattttttataaaatttaaattcatatattATTAAtacaaaattatattaattatttatataatattttttatatcttctttttattttatattatatataattattttttataaaatttaaattcatatattattaatataaaattatattaattatttatataatattttttatatcttcttttaattttatattatatataattattttttataaaatttaaattcatatattattaatataaattatattaattattaaaaatatataaatatttgtaCTATCGTAATCtgactattttattaaaaatttacatCCTTTACTTATTAATTTCAATGgcacataaaataaaattactatcgcttttttcatattaaaaataatttaaaaatttattaataattttcacAGGGGTAGCGTATTATTTAGATTTTTTCTTATTAAGctgttatttattattaaaattttttttcattaatcaaaTAAAAATCTAGAGTTTTTTTTAGTCCCATATCTTAAAATAGGCAACACTATGAGCagagaagtttctataaatacTTAGGTCGACGATattaaaaaacatatttttcttgatttttttgctaagatcaagtataatattaaattaattttttataacagGGAGTCCATTATAATTGTttactgttgggattttcgagtgTCATCCTAGCATTGCACTATTGTATGTGTCTAGCATACCCTTATCCAATTTATAGACGATTAAGTATAACCATAAAGCTTTTGTCGGGCAGTTATCCCACCTCAATTTTTATAAGTACCCCAACCTCAATTTTTTATAAGTACCCTAGAggtgtataaaattataaaaatattagttttagCCTACGAAAAAATAAAAGTAGgggtaataataaaaaatttaaattattttctatagaTCAATTATTCTTCCTTTAGATCTCTCGCTGCATTGACCCATCTGGTATAAGAGGTCTAGCTCATACAATGCGTGTGTGCACGATTGTTAGTTAAATTTTTTCATTGATCACAACCATAACGTGTCTAGATATATTTAACCAAGTCGGCTCAAAATTGATAATGTAGTTGATTATCATGTAGCTCTCAATTTCTCCATaggtatttttaaaattctttggtGGAGCCTTAAAATATTTGTGATAGGATCTCCTTCATTATCTGATCAATTGACTACTATATCTCTCTTATTCTTAATATTCATGTTGTGTAAAATAATGCATGTATATATAATATCCTTCAAATTATCCTTCTACCAAAATTATCCTGGACCTTTGATCATTACTTATCAAAATTAGAACACCCTAAATGCTTGCTTGACATCCTTTCTCTCCGTCTCTTGTCattccttaaatattttttctcttGGGATCTTGGGGTATGGAAAGCTCTTGATGAAAGTAGCCCATCTGGATATATCTCATCAGTCAAATAGTATTCTTTTGTATATTGTGCATTGTTAATTGTAAAATTAACCTCAGGCGCATTTCCTTGTAAGACGTTGTTGAATATAGATGATTCGTTAAGCACGTTGATATCATTACGTGATCCTGCAACCCCAAAGAGGACGTGTCATATCCATAAATCCGCAGATGCGATTGCTTCAAGCACAATTGTTAGGACATTATGATCTCCCCATGTAAACTGCCTTTTTCAAGCGACGGAACAATTTTTCCATTACTATTGCATACAAACAATACTACCCAACATGCCAGGGAAGTTATGTCTTTGCTCATGTATTTCAGGCAAGTGTTGAATATCAGCAACATTAGGTTTTTTCAAATATTAGACCCTAAACACTTTAATAACATATCGACGGAAGTTGAATAAACATTGGATGACAATTGTTCCAGCAAGTCATAGGTACTCATCATAATGATTAGCAAATACTCCATACGACAATTAACGGATAGCCGTCGTGTATTTCTGAAATGGTGATAACCCTTTTTTTCCCATCGCATTGATTTTCTATTGAAAATAttctaaatgattttttaagGCACCAACTATAGGAAGGAATAATCTTCTTTGCATTCAGAATCGACGTTAGAATATATCATCAGAATATATTGGCTCATTAAAAAATAATCATTGAAAAGATGAGTATGTCTGACTTCATGATCCTGATTCAAATATCTTTTCCTCTATGTTCTACTAGAACAACTTTAAGCTCTTTGACACACGGTTTCTTGCTGTTTATATAGTCGGAACATTCTTTGTTCATCTATATCTTTCACATCTTTCATCAATTCATTTTTCTAGAATTTGTGGATCATAGATCAATCTGAATTTTCAGTCATTTGAAATAAATCAAGATATTTTCATGATTGAAAAAAAGTAGAGAATTAAGAAAATGATAGGGAGAATGAAAGATTGAGAATATAtatttgtaaataattttttaaataaaaaaataaaaattaactgtTGAACAATGACTAAAAATTAGTCATTGTTCAACGACTAAAAATTAATCATTCcctaactttttaaaatatttttatattttttaaacaaaaaataaaaaacatttaaTAAAAAAAGAATGAATAAGCGACTCCATGAACACGGAGCAGTTTCCTTAAAATTAATGGAGGCTAGGAGGGAGCTCTTTCGTTGCATCCACGTTAAAGTGGGAGTTCcttcctttttatttattttactctAAGTCTCATTTGATGCTTTACTTTCTCAGCTGTTTTATGCCAGATGATTATTCTCATATTtcattttttcatatattttttctgatttcttttaattaatttcacGATGATTCCTATTCCATGACAAAGTGGAATGAATATTGTTTCAGTCTGAAATTGCAATATGATGAATCAATAAAGAGTAATTATCACAGAGAAGGATGCAGATGACAAAGGGATTCATGAAGTTCCTCCAAATACTCAACAAAAGGTTAAAATGGATGTTGAGGGTTGGACTCGACATTGccactctgacgctcaagttaacATTGGAACTGGAGAAGGATGCCAAAGCAATGGACACGTAGAATGATCGGAGTTTAGATGGTTCAGTGTGCACATACTTGTGCCCACAGGAGCGGTTGACTTTATATATATTTACAGTTGTGCACTTACGTTGCCCAAGCGGTTGGCCCACTCTTCTGGCAGATTATGGAAGTTTGGCCGGAAGCAGGATTTTCCTGTGGTCGGAGGGCTGAGGACGGCGCCAGCTGGAGTCAAAGGTGAGTTTTTCTTTGGGGGCACTTGGGAGGAGTCCAGATCCTCTGCGCCCGCCTCCCGTGCGCCCTCTGCGCCCGTCGCTACGCGACAAAAAACCCACGCGCTAAGCACGTGCGTTTCTCCGCTCCAGTAATAAAACCCAGCTCCAACGCACACATatcgcttcctgctgatcggtctgttgaccgatcagcaTTCCAGCAGGAAGATACTAATGTTTGCTTTAttaactttttttaattttttttctttttaaaaataaaataataaataaaaacgtTTCTAATACATATAATAATTATACAAGTCCAATATACTTCGATCCATATTAATcctaataaaaaatagtaaatacTAATGTTATATTTTTGTAATATTAGGATAATTAGTAGGCATTAACGATCAGTCTGCTGAAAAAGCTCGCCGAAAAAGCCCGCTTCTCCTCTCCGCTTCTTCTCCAGCCGACGACGGAGCTCTCTTCGCTTCTCCAGCCGACGACGGAGCTCTCTTCGCTTCTCCAGCCGAAGACGGAGCTCCCTACGACCGCAGGACCTCGCGAACCCTAGCTCTCCGCCGATTCCCTCTACGCCCTCTGCGCCCGCTGCCCCGTGTGCCCTCTTCGCCCGGAGGTAACAAAGATTGCATCATAACGAATTATGAATTTTAGTTGGCCTTGATATTTGGGTGGCTACATTGATGTTTCAATAACTTCCTTATCATTTCTAATTTTGTAAATGTCACAGAAAAATCTTGTGCTCAACCATGTTACTAAAATCCTAGATATTGGTTTTGTATCTAAGGACATGCTTGATCCTTATGTTGGAGTAGGAAACCTCATTATTTCTCTGTTTATCTTACTTGCTCATGCAAACTGGAACCTAAAATTTTAAGTTGAACTAATGGTAAATTACTGCTTCAAATCTTGAATTTTTTTGCTAATTGGGCGCAGCCTCGCGCTCTGTGAATGAAACCTGTTGTGATTACTGAAAGCACAACACTTTACAGTATATGGTCCATTGTTCTGGATCAGCTTGAAGTGCTTGCACATTTTCAGGATTTTTCTGTGACATTTTTTCACATGTTAAGTTTCCTAGAAAGTtgttcattgctatttgttaataaTAAAACTGATATTACTTAATACTGATTGTAGAACAGATCAGAAGTATCCTCTGAAAGGTGTTCTTGTTAAGTCATGGAGGGCGAATCTACGAGTTGTCGTAGGTTGAATTTTGATGAGTCAATTGAAGAGTATTCTGAAGCAAACCAAGACTGTGGTGATTATGAAGTTAATATAGAAGAAAGGGCTGATGAAGGTAATAAGATTCATAGTGCGTTATATTAAACTTTATATACTTCGTTTTTTACATAATTTGATTATCTATGTGCATTGTTAATTAATTTGTTtgcattaattgattaattttaaaggcAATGAAGATGATACAGAGATTTTCCCCCCATTAAGCACAGATGAATTGGTGCCAAAAATTGGTATGAAATTTCAAACAGATGAGGAAGCGTATGACTTTTAT from Zingiber officinale cultivar Zhangliang chromosome 6B, Zo_v1.1, whole genome shotgun sequence carries:
- the LOC121989622 gene encoding anthocyanidin 3-O-glucosyltransferase 2-like, with product MAQARVAILPIPSAGHIKSTLEMAKLLHRYHFSVTVLVVPLPNYPVGDYIATIAATGLDINFWHIQPVDPPKGADGPEDFITAYMEKQNHHIKSALHDLLRSDDAPLAALIVDLFATGAIDVAAELGVPCYVHFASNAAFLALMLYLPTLEEKFPEEFEEMEEEVRVPGVCPIPPISMPSPFMRKKSGRYTCFVHHGRRYSELKGIVVNTFTDLEPATLRALEEGLCAPGRRTPPVYPVGPLIAREDSEKNRQHECVVWLDGQPARSVAFLCFGSGGCFNAAQVGEIAAGLERSGCRFLWALRVASEEEVYGRRKPADAKLEEVLPEGFLERTKARGMVWPSWAPQVEILAHRSVGGFVTHCGWNSCLESLQCGVPLLGWPLYAEQHSNAVVMEEEMGVALQLKVERANGNFVKAEELERGVRALMGESEEGRRVRAKAEEMMAAAKKAWEDGGSSFVNMEALVHALLAK